A stretch of Janibacter endophyticus DNA encodes these proteins:
- a CDS encoding DUF4244 domain-containing protein: MRENIIRRWRRTRAACEAGMTTAEYAVGTLAAVTFALVLLAVVKSGAVRSGLAGVITEALGLR, from the coding sequence ATGCGAGAGAACATCATCCGACGGTGGCGCAGGACCAGGGCCGCCTGCGAGGCCGGCATGACGACGGCGGAGTACGCGGTCGGGACGCTGGCGGCGGTGACCTTCGCCCTCGTCCTGCTCGCCGTCGTGAAGTCAGGTGCGGTGAGGTCGGGGCTGGCCGGTGTCATCACCGAGGCGCTCGGCCTGCGCTGA
- a CDS encoding sodium/solute symporter produces the protein MTSSPDVSLASIAAITVVCLATLVLGAWGMRLARGTSDFYVAGRTVSPWRNASAIGGEYLSAASFLGVAGLVYTQGADMLWLPVGYTIGYLVLLVLVAAPLRRSGAYTLPDFAEIRLRSQPVRLLCAALVVGIGWLYLLPQMQGAGLALRHVSGLPTWVGSVVVAVVIAAGVVGGGMRSITLVQAVQYWIKLACIAVPAFVLLTAWLRDGSPSPVADEQWWEPLTSAREDHQLYTTYSTLLALCLGTMGLPHIVVRFYTNPDGRAARRTTVAVLALLGLFYVFPPVYGLLGRTYLPFGEGVRSDEVVLGLPHAVLPEVSGEILTAMLAGGAFAAFLSTASGLALSVAGAIDQDVLRRIANRRTGGDSQPVQTFRIAALAGVAVPLVVSQLVDPVGLSQAVGHAFAIAASTFAPLVILGVWWRRLTPVGAAAGILAGGVGAIGAATLNILTDVGDGWLATLLGSPAAWSAPISVVVMVTVSLLTHRRIPTGTASVMARLHTPEAALPDR, from the coding sequence ATGACCAGCAGTCCCGACGTCAGCCTCGCGAGCATCGCGGCCATCACCGTCGTCTGCCTGGCCACCCTCGTCCTCGGGGCCTGGGGCATGCGGCTGGCCCGCGGGACGAGCGACTTCTACGTCGCCGGGCGGACGGTCAGCCCGTGGCGCAACGCGAGCGCGATCGGCGGCGAGTACCTCTCGGCGGCCAGCTTCCTCGGCGTCGCCGGGCTGGTGTACACGCAGGGCGCCGACATGCTCTGGCTGCCGGTCGGGTACACGATCGGCTACCTCGTCCTCCTCGTGCTCGTCGCGGCTCCCCTGCGCCGGTCCGGCGCCTACACGCTTCCCGACTTCGCCGAGATCCGGCTGCGCTCCCAGCCCGTGCGGCTGCTCTGCGCCGCACTCGTCGTCGGGATCGGGTGGCTCTACCTGCTCCCCCAGATGCAGGGCGCGGGCCTGGCCCTCCGGCACGTGAGCGGCCTGCCGACCTGGGTCGGCAGCGTCGTCGTCGCGGTCGTCATCGCGGCCGGCGTCGTCGGTGGCGGCATGCGCTCGATCACCCTCGTCCAGGCGGTCCAGTACTGGATCAAGCTGGCCTGCATCGCGGTCCCCGCCTTCGTCCTGCTCACCGCGTGGCTGCGCGACGGGTCGCCCTCCCCCGTCGCCGACGAGCAGTGGTGGGAGCCCCTCACCTCCGCCCGCGAGGACCACCAGCTCTACACGACGTACAGCACCCTGCTCGCGCTCTGCCTCGGCACGATGGGCCTGCCGCACATCGTGGTCCGCTTCTACACCAACCCCGACGGCCGCGCCGCCCGCCGCACCACCGTGGCCGTCCTGGCCCTCCTCGGGCTCTTCTACGTCTTCCCGCCCGTCTACGGGCTGCTCGGCCGGACCTACCTGCCCTTCGGCGAAGGGGTGCGCAGCGACGAGGTCGTCCTCGGCCTGCCGCACGCGGTGCTGCCCGAGGTCAGCGGCGAGATCCTCACCGCGATGCTCGCGGGCGGGGCCTTCGCCGCCTTCCTCTCGACGGCCTCCGGGCTGGCCCTGTCCGTGGCCGGTGCGATCGACCAGGACGTCCTGCGGCGCATCGCCAACCGGCGCACGGGGGGCGACTCACAACCGGTCCAGACCTTCCGGATCGCCGCGCTCGCGGGCGTCGCCGTCCCGCTCGTCGTGAGCCAGCTCGTCGACCCGGTCGGCCTGTCACAGGCCGTCGGGCACGCCTTCGCCATCGCCGCGTCGACCTTCGCACCGCTCGTCATCCTCGGCGTCTGGTGGCGCCGGCTCACACCCGTCGGCGCCGCGGCGGGCATCCTCGCCGGTGGCGTCGGCGCCATCGGGGCGGCGACCCTCAACATCCTCACCGACGTCGGGGACGGCTGGCTGGCCACGCTCCTCGGCTCCCCGGCCGCCTGGTCAGCACCGATCTCGGTCGTCGTCATGGTGACGGTCTCGCTGCTGACGCACCGCCGCATCCCGACGGGGACCGCCTCCGTGATGGCCCGCCTGC
- a CDS encoding sensor histidine kinase, whose protein sequence is MTAPHLPTALAVLAVVAVVALLVLLYRWRSRPQGFISVGDQATYETLHTAALAARHLADGLTDDGCARAAPYLRALVATPALAICDHGSVITWEGEGGHHLPSVVDQAGPALASGRTVVLGPEEVTCTSTECPIRAAVIAPIQLESGVVGALAAYGPGTSAGMTRAVEELAGWVGTQVELAELSFERTRAMEAELRALRAQISPHFIYNSLAAIASFVRTDPARARELLLEFADFTRYALRRGGAFTTLREELRNVERYLVLEQARFGERLSITLKIAPEVLVVQLPYLAIQPLVENAVRHGLAPKDGPGRVTLTVADVGTEAEVSVEDDGVGADPATIRKILDGQSRADSVGLGNVDARLRQVYGEEYGLVVETAPGAGMRASFRVPKYSPAVHAAP, encoded by the coding sequence ATGACCGCGCCGCATCTGCCCACCGCGCTCGCGGTGCTCGCCGTCGTCGCGGTCGTCGCCCTCCTTGTCCTCCTGTACCGGTGGCGCAGCCGCCCGCAGGGATTCATCTCGGTCGGCGACCAGGCGACCTACGAGACGCTGCACACCGCCGCGCTCGCCGCCCGTCATCTCGCCGACGGCCTGACCGACGACGGCTGCGCGAGGGCGGCCCCGTACCTCCGGGCGCTCGTCGCGACGCCGGCCCTGGCGATCTGCGACCACGGGTCGGTCATCACCTGGGAGGGCGAAGGGGGGCACCACCTCCCGTCGGTCGTCGACCAGGCCGGCCCGGCGCTGGCCTCGGGACGGACCGTCGTGCTCGGCCCGGAGGAGGTGACCTGCACGTCCACGGAGTGCCCGATCCGGGCGGCCGTCATCGCCCCGATCCAGCTCGAGAGCGGCGTGGTCGGCGCGCTGGCCGCCTACGGCCCCGGGACCTCGGCCGGCATGACCCGGGCCGTCGAGGAGCTCGCCGGGTGGGTCGGGACCCAGGTCGAGCTGGCCGAGCTCTCCTTCGAGCGGACGCGGGCGATGGAGGCGGAGCTGCGTGCCCTGCGCGCCCAGATCAGCCCCCACTTCATCTACAACTCGCTCGCGGCGATCGCCTCCTTCGTCCGGACCGACCCCGCGCGCGCCCGCGAGCTGCTGCTCGAGTTCGCCGACTTCACCCGCTACGCCCTGCGGCGAGGCGGTGCCTTCACGACCCTGCGCGAGGAGCTGCGCAACGTCGAGCGCTACCTCGTGCTCGAGCAGGCCCGTTTCGGCGAGCGGCTGAGCATCACCCTCAAGATCGCGCCCGAGGTGCTCGTCGTGCAGCTCCCCTACCTCGCGATCCAGCCTCTCGTGGAGAACGCCGTCCGCCACGGCCTCGCCCCCAAGGACGGACCGGGCCGGGTCACCCTCACGGTGGCAGACGTGGGCACCGAGGCGGAGGTGAGCGTCGAGGACGACGGGGTCGGGGCGGACCCCGCCACCATCCGCAAGATCCTCGACGGGCAGAGCCGTGCGGACTCTGTCGGGCTGGGCAACGTCGATGCCCGGCTCCGCCAGGTGTACGGGGAGGAGTACGGCCTCGTCGTCGAGACGGCACCCGGCGCGGGCATGCGTGCATCCTTCCGTGTCCCGAAGTACTCGCCCGCCGTCCACGCGGCCCCCTAG
- a CDS encoding Rv3654c family TadE-like protein: MRAPAARSRHRRPRGDEGSGAVLVLAATGAVLSVLVAALAVAGALRAAHSARDAADLAALGAAQESVLGASPARACEVAAVIATRNGARLTACTVTGASVVTVATEAAVPLRLSGRSPSVLGGRARAGPVLDP, translated from the coding sequence GTGAGGGCTCCAGCGGCCCGTTCCCGTCACCGACGGCCTCGAGGGGACGAGGGCTCCGGTGCGGTGCTCGTGCTCGCCGCGACCGGTGCCGTCCTCAGCGTGCTCGTCGCGGCGCTCGCCGTCGCCGGGGCGCTGCGGGCCGCTCACTCCGCCCGGGATGCCGCCGACCTGGCCGCACTTGGCGCAGCGCAGGAGAGCGTGCTCGGTGCGTCGCCGGCGCGTGCGTGCGAGGTCGCAGCAGTCATCGCCACCCGCAACGGCGCCAGGCTCACCGCGTGCACGGTCACCGGTGCCTCGGTGGTCACCGTCGCGACGGAGGCCGCGGTCCCGTTGCGCCTCTCGGGCCGCTCGCCGTCCGTGCTGGGTGGTCGTGCCCGGGCCGGGCCCGTGCTCGACCCGTAG
- a CDS encoding TadA family conjugal transfer-associated ATPase has protein sequence MTGRDAEALIRAGGAPTPASIDEVARSEAAVLGEAGVRRREAQLRSSLVGLGPLERVVAEAGVTDVLVNGDGAVWVDRGEGVETAGLVVGDAAEVRRLATRLAGLAGRRLDDASPWVDGLLPDGTRLHAMLPPLVDGGAHVSLRIPRHRHRGLDDLTELGMLTSEQAGELRAAVAGRRSIIVSGGTGSGKTTLLAALLACVPGSERILLVEDVAEMSVAHPHTVRLQARSANTEGAGRVTLEELIRQALRMRPDRLVVGEVRGAEVRELLMALNTGHEGGCGTVHANGAADVPARLEALGGLAGAAPEVVRAQAVLGIDLVVHLRRGPWGRRVEEIVPFADLVSS, from the coding sequence GTGACCGGTCGCGACGCCGAGGCACTCATCCGGGCGGGAGGAGCCCCCACGCCGGCCTCCATCGACGAGGTCGCGAGGTCCGAGGCCGCGGTCCTCGGCGAGGCGGGCGTGCGACGACGTGAGGCCCAGCTGAGGTCGTCCCTCGTCGGGCTGGGCCCCCTCGAGCGCGTCGTCGCGGAGGCCGGTGTCACGGACGTGCTGGTCAACGGTGACGGCGCGGTGTGGGTGGACCGGGGCGAAGGGGTCGAGACCGCGGGGCTGGTCGTCGGTGACGCAGCAGAGGTGCGACGGCTGGCCACCCGGCTGGCCGGGCTGGCCGGGCGTCGCCTCGACGACGCGTCGCCGTGGGTCGACGGCCTGCTGCCGGACGGGACCCGGCTGCACGCGATGCTGCCGCCGCTCGTCGACGGGGGAGCCCACGTCTCGCTGCGCATCCCGCGTCACCGGCACCGTGGTCTCGACGACCTCACCGAGCTCGGGATGCTCACCTCGGAGCAGGCCGGCGAGCTGCGCGCGGCGGTCGCGGGGCGTCGCTCGATCATCGTCAGCGGCGGTACCGGCTCGGGCAAGACGACGCTGCTCGCGGCCCTGCTCGCCTGCGTGCCCGGCTCCGAGCGCATCCTGCTCGTCGAGGACGTCGCCGAGATGTCGGTGGCGCACCCGCACACCGTGCGTCTCCAGGCCCGCAGCGCCAACACCGAGGGCGCGGGTCGCGTCACGCTCGAGGAGCTCATCCGGCAGGCGCTGCGCATGCGGCCGGACCGGCTCGTCGTCGGTGAGGTCCGCGGCGCTGAGGTGAGGGAGCTCCTCATGGCCCTCAACACCGGGCACGAGGGCGGGTGCGGCACGGTCCATGCCAACGGCGCCGCCGACGTCCCCGCCCGCCTCGAGGCGCTCGGGGGTCTCGCCGGTGCGGCACCCGAGGTGGTGCGGGCGCAGGCGGTCCTCGGGATCGACCTCGTCGTCCACCTGCGTCGGGGACCCTGGGGTCGGCGCGTCGAGGAGATCGTCCCTTTCGCGGACCTGGTGAGCTCGTGA
- a CDS encoding LytR/AlgR family response regulator transcription factor, with product MVEGSDAPTDGLVVLVVDDEAPARNELAWVLDQDPRVSRVLAAPSGTAALAALEHERIDVVFSDISMPGLDGMQLARVIKRFSEPPAVVFVTAHDNHAVDAFDLDAVDYVMKPVRQERIGEAVRRCLVDLERGERATPEEDETIPVELGGVTRFVSRHDIRYVQAHGDYARLHTARGSHLVRIPLATLEERWQEAGFVRIHRSTIVSTRHITEVRMDQGRCTVVVDGDVMLQVSRRHTRALRSTLLRLGDKT from the coding sequence ATGGTCGAAGGCAGCGACGCACCGACGGACGGCCTCGTCGTCCTGGTCGTCGACGACGAGGCGCCGGCGCGCAACGAGCTCGCCTGGGTCCTGGACCAGGACCCGCGGGTGTCGCGAGTGCTCGCTGCTCCGAGCGGCACGGCCGCGCTGGCCGCGCTGGAGCACGAGCGGATCGACGTCGTCTTCTCCGACATCTCCATGCCCGGCCTCGACGGCATGCAGCTCGCCCGGGTCATCAAGCGCTTCAGCGAGCCGCCCGCCGTCGTCTTCGTCACGGCCCATGACAACCACGCCGTCGACGCCTTTGACCTCGACGCCGTGGACTACGTCATGAAGCCGGTACGCCAGGAGCGCATCGGCGAGGCGGTGCGGCGCTGCCTCGTCGACCTCGAGCGGGGTGAGCGGGCCACGCCCGAGGAGGACGAGACCATCCCGGTCGAGCTCGGCGGCGTGACCCGTTTCGTCTCCCGCCACGACATCCGCTACGTCCAGGCGCACGGCGACTACGCGCGACTGCACACGGCGCGCGGCTCCCACCTCGTCCGCATCCCGCTCGCGACGCTCGAGGAGCGCTGGCAGGAGGCGGGCTTCGTGCGGATCCACCGCAGCACGATCGTCTCGACGCGGCACATCACCGAGGTCCGGATGGACCAGGGCCGCTGCACCGTGGTCGTCGACGGCGACGTCATGCTCCAGGTCTCCCGCCGGCACACCCGCGCCCTGCGCTCGACCCTGCTGCGCCTCGGCGACAAGACGTGA
- a CDS encoding TadE family type IV pilus minor pilin, whose translation MSSPRRSACAERRGDAGMVTAETAVALPAVVLVLALSLSALTLGVDAVRCQDAARVAVRELARGEGVDRAESDAARALPWGSEVTSSRSGDDVTVMVRTPAPRMLRAIGVVRGAECSSTARAETVTG comes from the coding sequence GTGTCATCACCGAGGCGCTCGGCCTGCGCTGAGCGGCGGGGCGACGCCGGGATGGTGACCGCCGAGACGGCGGTCGCCCTCCCGGCGGTCGTGCTCGTCCTCGCACTGTCGCTCTCTGCCCTGACGCTCGGCGTCGACGCGGTGCGCTGCCAGGACGCGGCCCGGGTCGCCGTGCGCGAGCTCGCTCGCGGCGAAGGGGTGGACCGGGCCGAGAGCGATGCGGCCCGGGCGCTGCCGTGGGGGTCGGAGGTCACCAGCTCACGGTCCGGGGACGACGTCACGGTCATGGTGCGCACCCCGGCTCCACGCATGCTCCGCGCCATCGGGGTCGTGCGGGGCGCAGAGTGCTCCTCGACGGCCCGGGCCGAGACGGTGACGGGGTGA
- a CDS encoding DEAD/DEAH box helicase — protein MSPGIPSTQENGGSARLYRLVRRLPGRVRHVEQISSRPAVVADLPGWLSPAVRAAVTGSGLETLWSHQARTAGLAHEGQDVVVATGTASGKSLGYLLPALTAALDGPPSGRTTVRGGTTLYLSPTKALAADQRARIDALAVPGVRAATYDGDTPTDERRWIREHAQIVLTNPDLLHHSLLPGHRQWAPFLRSLSYVVVDECHAYRGVFGAHVALVLRRLLRVAQRYGATPTVVLASATVADPEGHASALVGRPVVAVTDDGSPRAATTCVLWEPPEGADGSRRSLTAETADVVGALVRDDAQTLAFVRSRAGVEGVASQVGEGLELDRPDLVESVAAYRGGYLPEERRELERRLRSRDLMAVAATNALELGVDINGLDAVVIAGWPGRRASWWQQAGRAGREKAVDGQSAREALVVSVAADDPLDGWLLDHPDYLFGDPVEAIVMDPGNVHVLAPHVAAAAAEVPVTLDDEAWFGPGLRSVLDTLTARSILRRRPSGWYWAREDRPGDHVSLRGVGTVVSFVEGRTGRVVGTVDAAAAHSQAHTGAVHVHQGETYVVTDLDLDAATATVVRGDPGWTTTAQSVSSFDILGEESGTASGRLRLSWGAVRVRRRVTSFVRRLPGGEIIGTHALDLPEQVLTTRGVWWTMTPDLLEGAGIAEDAVPGAAHAAEHAAIGALPLLATCDRWDIGGVSTDLHPDTGLPTILVYDGYPGGAGFSARAHDTVERWWQATLEIVDGCGCRQGCPRCVQSPKCGNSNEPLDKDGAGRLLRAILAERG, from the coding sequence CGAGCAGATCAGCTCCCGGCCGGCGGTGGTCGCCGACCTCCCCGGGTGGCTCTCGCCGGCCGTGCGCGCCGCTGTGACCGGCAGCGGCCTCGAGACCCTGTGGTCGCACCAGGCGCGCACGGCCGGGCTCGCGCACGAGGGCCAGGACGTCGTCGTGGCGACCGGCACCGCCTCGGGCAAGTCCCTCGGCTACCTCCTGCCCGCCCTCACCGCGGCGCTCGACGGTCCCCCGTCGGGCCGGACGACGGTGCGTGGCGGGACGACGCTCTACCTCTCCCCCACCAAGGCCCTGGCCGCCGACCAGCGCGCGCGGATCGATGCGCTGGCCGTCCCGGGCGTGCGGGCCGCGACCTACGACGGCGACACCCCGACGGACGAGCGGCGCTGGATCCGGGAGCACGCCCAGATCGTCCTGACCAACCCCGACCTGCTCCACCACTCGTTGCTGCCGGGGCACCGGCAGTGGGCGCCCTTCCTGCGCTCGCTGTCCTACGTCGTCGTCGACGAGTGCCACGCCTACCGGGGCGTCTTCGGCGCGCACGTCGCGCTCGTGCTGCGCCGGCTCCTCCGGGTGGCGCAGCGATACGGCGCGACCCCGACGGTCGTCCTCGCCTCGGCCACCGTCGCGGACCCCGAGGGACATGCGTCGGCGCTCGTAGGACGCCCCGTGGTCGCCGTCACCGACGACGGGTCGCCCCGCGCGGCCACGACATGCGTCCTGTGGGAGCCGCCGGAGGGGGCAGACGGGTCGCGTCGCTCGCTCACGGCGGAGACCGCAGACGTCGTCGGCGCTCTTGTCCGTGACGACGCGCAGACGTTGGCCTTCGTCCGGTCACGTGCCGGTGTCGAGGGGGTCGCCTCGCAGGTCGGTGAGGGGCTCGAGCTCGACCGGCCCGACCTCGTCGAGTCGGTCGCGGCCTACCGGGGCGGCTACCTGCCCGAGGAGCGGCGAGAGCTCGAGCGCCGGCTGCGCTCGCGCGACCTCATGGCCGTGGCCGCGACGAACGCCCTCGAGCTCGGTGTCGACATCAACGGTCTCGACGCCGTCGTCATCGCGGGCTGGCCCGGGCGACGCGCGTCCTGGTGGCAGCAGGCCGGCCGCGCGGGCCGGGAGAAGGCGGTGGACGGGCAGTCCGCCCGCGAGGCGCTCGTCGTGTCGGTCGCGGCGGACGACCCGCTCGACGGCTGGCTGCTCGACCACCCCGACTATCTCTTCGGGGACCCGGTCGAGGCGATCGTCATGGACCCCGGCAACGTCCACGTCCTCGCCCCGCACGTCGCGGCGGCCGCCGCGGAGGTGCCCGTCACCCTCGACGACGAGGCGTGGTTCGGTCCCGGGCTGCGCAGCGTGCTCGACACCCTCACGGCCCGCTCGATCCTTCGTCGCCGCCCGTCCGGCTGGTACTGGGCCCGGGAGGACCGTCCGGGCGACCACGTGTCGCTGCGAGGGGTCGGGACCGTCGTCAGCTTCGTCGAAGGGAGGACCGGTCGGGTCGTCGGGACCGTCGACGCCGCGGCGGCGCACTCCCAGGCGCACACCGGGGCGGTCCACGTCCACCAGGGCGAGACCTACGTCGTCACCGACCTCGATCTCGACGCCGCGACGGCGACGGTCGTGCGCGGCGACCCGGGGTGGACGACGACGGCGCAGTCGGTGTCCTCCTTCGACATCCTCGGTGAGGAGTCGGGCACGGCATCCGGGCGGTTGCGGCTGTCGTGGGGCGCGGTGCGGGTGCGACGCCGGGTGACCTCCTTCGTCCGCAGGCTGCCGGGCGGGGAGATCATCGGCACGCACGCCCTCGACCTGCCCGAGCAGGTGCTGACGACGCGGGGGGTGTGGTGGACGATGACGCCCGACCTGCTCGAGGGCGCCGGGATCGCTGAGGACGCCGTCCCGGGCGCGGCCCACGCGGCAGAGCACGCGGCGATCGGCGCGCTGCCGCTGCTGGCGACGTGCGACCGGTGGGACATCGGCGGCGTCTCGACCGACCTGCACCCCGACACCGGGCTGCCGACGATCCTCGTCTACGACGGGTACCCGGGCGGCGCCGGCTTCTCTGCGCGGGCCCACGACACGGTCGAGCGGTGGTGGCAGGCGACGCTGGAGATCGTCGACGGGTGCGGTTGCCGCCAGGGCTGCCCCCGGTGCGTGCAGTCGCCGAAGTGCGGCAACAGCAACGAACCGCTCGACAAGGACGGCGCGGGTCGGCTCCTCCGGGCGATCCTCGCCGAGCGGGGTTAG
- a CDS encoding type II secretion system F family protein encodes MSLLLPLVAVLAALVWPSRRPQVGPRPGLRTVPDGRGRRGAMTLADAAALAELLAMALRSGGSRARAVEVVSPDAPCSLRPLLDELASVLAGGGSGSAAWRRWADEHPALEPCAAAWRLSDECGVPLAPALEQAATSARSRLAAAQRIEAASAGARATMTLLTLLPALGLGAGWALGVSPVRVVHESPVAAASLLAGAVLTVTGWAVGRMILRRAMRPGLA; translated from the coding sequence GTGAGCCTGCTCCTGCCGCTCGTCGCGGTCCTCGCGGCCCTGGTCTGGCCGAGCCGTCGACCGCAGGTCGGCCCGCGGCCCGGCCTGCGCACCGTGCCGGATGGGCGGGGGCGTCGAGGCGCCATGACCCTGGCGGATGCGGCCGCGCTCGCCGAGCTGCTCGCGATGGCGCTGCGCAGCGGAGGCTCGCGAGCCCGGGCGGTCGAGGTGGTGAGCCCGGACGCACCCTGCTCGCTGCGACCCTTGCTGGACGAGCTCGCGTCGGTCCTCGCGGGTGGCGGGAGCGGGTCGGCGGCCTGGCGGCGCTGGGCCGACGAGCACCCGGCGCTCGAGCCCTGCGCCGCTGCCTGGCGGCTCAGCGACGAGTGCGGCGTCCCTCTCGCCCCGGCGCTCGAGCAGGCAGCGACCTCCGCCCGCTCTCGTCTGGCCGCGGCGCAACGGATCGAGGCCGCGAGCGCGGGCGCCCGGGCGACGATGACGCTGCTCACGCTCCTGCCCGCTCTCGGGCTGGGTGCCGGGTGGGCGCTCGGGGTGTCGCCGGTGCGCGTCGTCCACGAGTCGCCGGTCGCAGCTGCGAGCCTGCTCGCAGGTGCTGTGCTCACGGTGACCGGCTGGGCGGTCGGGCGCATGATCCTCCGGCGGGCGATGCGCCCGGGGCTGGCGTGA
- a CDS encoding type II secretion system F family protein, producing MLAVALLVTSAVLLWPPWGAPPQQVGSSAAAGDRCGGRGESEERPRLTDVADATDLISLALTAGGSIPDALDSVARVAPSAVARDLRRVGAALRWGRDMREAWSFASPGWAPAATALVVSTSCGAPASEVLRSAAARIRESEERRLEAAAGRAAVLLVLPLGLFFLPAFVATSIVPMLLVLLGESLR from the coding sequence ATGCTGGCCGTCGCCCTGCTCGTGACGAGCGCGGTGCTCCTGTGGCCACCGTGGGGAGCGCCGCCGCAGCAGGTGGGCTCCTCGGCTGCCGCGGGTGACCGGTGCGGTGGGAGGGGGGAGAGCGAGGAGCGCCCGCGGCTCACCGACGTCGCCGATGCCACCGATCTCATCTCCCTCGCGCTGACGGCCGGCGGGAGCATCCCGGACGCCCTCGACTCCGTCGCCCGGGTCGCCCCGTCGGCGGTTGCCCGCGACCTGCGCCGGGTCGGCGCGGCGCTGCGGTGGGGCCGGGACATGCGCGAGGCGTGGAGCTTCGCGAGCCCAGGGTGGGCGCCTGCGGCGACGGCCCTCGTCGTCTCGACGAGCTGCGGAGCCCCGGCGAGCGAGGTGCTCCGGTCCGCGGCAGCGCGCATCCGGGAGAGCGAGGAGCGCCGCCTCGAGGCAGCAGCCGGGCGTGCGGCCGTGCTGCTCGTGCTGCCGCTCGGTCTCTTCTTCCTCCCCGCCTTCGTCGCGACCTCGATCGTGCCCATGCTGCTCGTCCTCCTCGGTGAGAGCCTGCGCTGA
- a CDS encoding Fic family protein yields MSAIVTSLHQLAVLDDVAAASERAREACTALRWHEGLRRRTPEAAAESRVRGAWASAELDGARSTATIVRDLMRGARERATEPDPTERIIHGAMAATAETEHLRSMIGSAPGQVLARLHTVAAAELVTDRDELGRPRRDGETCRELSDLGPAPEGAELQQRLAGIIEIIAAADQAPALVVAAVVHAEIAAVRPFTVGNGLVARAVERLLVQSTGLDPTGVAVPEVGHGAEGGPAYLGSLTGYTQGGTDGVRLWLRHCGDAVVAAAEEGQRVADSVRAGRFV; encoded by the coding sequence GTGTCCGCGATCGTCACCTCCCTGCACCAGCTGGCCGTCCTCGACGACGTCGCCGCCGCGAGCGAGCGGGCACGCGAGGCGTGCACGGCACTGCGCTGGCACGAGGGCCTGCGGCGCCGGACCCCCGAGGCGGCCGCCGAGTCGCGGGTGCGCGGTGCCTGGGCGAGCGCGGAGCTCGACGGCGCCCGCTCGACGGCCACGATCGTCCGGGACCTCATGCGGGGTGCCCGCGAGCGCGCGACAGAGCCCGACCCGACCGAGCGCATCATCCACGGTGCGATGGCGGCCACCGCCGAGACGGAGCACCTGCGCTCGATGATCGGCTCGGCCCCCGGTCAGGTGCTCGCCCGGCTCCACACCGTCGCCGCGGCCGAGCTGGTCACCGATCGTGACGAGCTGGGACGGCCGCGCCGCGACGGGGAGACCTGTCGCGAGCTGAGCGATCTCGGCCCCGCCCCGGAGGGCGCCGAGCTCCAGCAGCGGCTCGCCGGGATCATCGAGATCATCGCCGCCGCCGACCAGGCGCCGGCGCTCGTCGTCGCGGCGGTCGTCCACGCCGAGATCGCCGCGGTGCGCCCCTTCACCGTGGGCAACGGGCTCGTCGCCCGTGCCGTCGAGCGGCTCCTCGTCCAGTCGACCGGCCTCGACCCGACGGGCGTGGCCGTGCCGGAGGTCGGGCACGGGGCCGAGGGTGGCCCGGCCTACCTCGGGTCGCTGACGGGGTACACGCAGGGCGGTACCGACGGCGTGCGCCTCTGGCTGCGGCACTGCGGGGACGCGGTCGTCGCGGCGGCCGAGGAGGGGCAGCGGGTCGCGGACTCGGTGCGGGCGGGTCGCTTCGTCTGA